One window from the genome of bacterium encodes:
- a CDS encoding NADH-quinone oxidoreductase subunit N → MIMQMLPEWTTLGSLLILFGLTLSNKLGERTARLAALILTALVAVAAFAATSQQGILFANSYRIDSYSQFFKLLMAIGLFANALLGWPLRSIPKVQRTEYYFLFFAAGLGMMLLASAYSFLVLYVAMELLSYSMYTLVGMRRARTESIESSVKYLIIGASASAIGLFGVSYIYGATGSLNFGAVASQLASASANHVLLLPGLVLVLSSFLFKLAAFPFHAWAPDAYESSASPVAMFLASVSKLAGIAVLFRLVYLVKPYLPEFEFVVGLLALASMTFGNLVAFRQTSVKRLFAYSSIAQAGYLMLGMIGLGASAPEAVVFYSVIYLLMNLVIFTVVLELEREGEDPRLQSFQGLYRRNALMAMALLVSLFSLAGVPPLAGFFGKWLLFSSAATAGHVWFVVIAICNSVLSLYYYLFLVKAAYYGEVPEGSAVETRGGPRVAILFVTLAITFLGIYPRILTEYIGSLNLSRTMLP, encoded by the coding sequence ATGATTATGCAGATGCTCCCCGAATGGACCACGCTCGGTTCACTACTCATTCTGTTCGGCTTGACACTCAGTAACAAATTAGGCGAGCGAACGGCACGACTCGCAGCGTTGATCCTAACTGCGCTTGTTGCGGTGGCTGCCTTTGCGGCGACATCACAACAAGGGATTCTCTTTGCGAATAGTTATAGAATTGATTCCTATTCGCAGTTCTTCAAGCTGTTAATGGCTATCGGACTCTTTGCGAACGCCCTGCTCGGCTGGCCGCTTCGTTCGATTCCCAAAGTGCAGCGTACGGAGTATTATTTCCTGTTCTTTGCCGCCGGATTAGGCATGATGCTGCTGGCGAGTGCGTACAGCTTCCTTGTGCTGTACGTCGCCATGGAGTTGTTGTCTTATTCGATGTATACTCTGGTTGGCATGCGTCGCGCTCGGACTGAGTCAATTGAAAGTTCGGTGAAGTACCTGATCATCGGCGCGTCTGCAAGCGCAATTGGTCTGTTCGGAGTGAGCTATATCTACGGTGCCACTGGCAGTTTGAACTTTGGAGCCGTCGCTTCGCAATTGGCGAGTGCTTCTGCAAATCATGTCTTACTCCTGCCGGGCCTCGTGCTTGTCCTAAGTTCATTTCTATTCAAACTCGCCGCATTCCCATTTCATGCTTGGGCACCCGATGCTTACGAGAGTTCTGCATCCCCCGTGGCTATGTTCCTCGCGTCTGTTTCCAAGCTTGCAGGTATCGCAGTTCTGTTCCGCCTTGTCTACCTTGTGAAACCCTATCTGCCGGAGTTTGAGTTTGTAGTTGGACTACTCGCTCTGGCGTCAATGACGTTCGGCAATCTCGTGGCGTTTCGGCAGACGTCCGTTAAGCGGCTTTTCGCCTATTCCAGTATTGCACAGGCAGGTTACTTGATGTTAGGCATGATTGGCCTGGGAGCAAGCGCACCCGAAGCTGTGGTGTTCTACTCGGTGATCTATCTGCTGATGAATCTTGTGATCTTCACAGTTGTGCTCGAACTCGAACGTGAAGGCGAAGATCCGCGGCTGCAAAGTTTCCAGGGCCTTTATCGCCGTAATGCCTTGATGGCGATGGCGCTGCTGGTTTCCTTGTTCTCGTTAGCGGGTGTTCCCCCGCTCGCAGGCTTTTTCGGCAAGTGGCTGCTATTCAGCAGCGCGGCGACTGCCGGCCACGTCTGGTTTGTTGTCATCGCAATTTGCAATAGTGTACTGTCATTATACTACTACCTGTTCCTTGTGAAAGCTGCGTACTATGGCGAAGTGCCCGAAGGTTCGGCTGTGGAAACACGTGGCGGCCCGCGCGTGGCGATTCTGTTCGTGACTCTTGCCATCACGTTCCTCGGCATTTATCCGCGAATTCTAACTGAATACATCGGCAGCCTGAATCTGTCCAGAACAATGCTGCCGTAA